One stretch of Lemur catta isolate mLemCat1 chromosome 2, mLemCat1.pri, whole genome shotgun sequence DNA includes these proteins:
- the IL21R gene encoding interleukin-21 receptor — protein MPVPCGWTALLLLLALQGGWGCPYLVCYTDYLQTVTCILEMWTLHPSTLTLAWQDQYGELEDEVTSCSLHRSTHNTTHAKYTCHMDVFHLMADDIFSVNMTDQSGNHSQECGSFILAESIKPAPPFNVTVTFSEQYNVSWRSDYEDPAFYALRGKLQYELQYRNRGDPWALSPRRKLISVDSRSVSLLPLEFRRDSSYELQVRAGPRPGSSFQGTWSEWSDPVIFQTQPEESKEAWDPHLLLLLLLLMAACSLVVWSLKSRPSWRLWEKVWPVPSPEQFFQALYDSHRGDFKKWVGAPFTASSLELGPWSPGAPSPLEVYNCHLSRSPAKGPGPTELPELADLLESDGVPEPGCWGPAPSAAHSPSGSACSEERDRPYGLVSVSIDTVTVADAEGPDSWPCSCEDDGYPALDLDAGLEPGPGLEDQLLVTGTTVLSCGCVSAGGPGLGGTMGSLLDRLRLPLADEEGWAVGPPWGDRPAGEVSESEAGSPPVGLDMDTFDSGFAGSDCGSPVECDFASPKDEGPPRSYLRQWVVMAPPLPGPGPQAS, from the exons ATGCCCGTGCCCTGCGGCTGGACGGCCCTTCTGCTCCTGCTGGCGCTGCAGGGTG gctggggctgcccaTACCTCGTCTGCTACACCGATTACCTCCAGACGGTCACCTGCATCCTGGAGATGTGGACCCTGCACCCCAGCACCCTCACGCTTGCCTG GCAAGACCAGTATGGAGAACTGGAGGACGAGGTCACCTCCTGCAGCCTCCACAGGTCCACCCACAACACCACGCATGCTAAGTACACATGCCACATGGATGTGTTCCACCTCATGGCCGATGACATTTTCAGCGTCAACATGACAGACCAGTCTGGCAACCACTCCCAGGAGTGCGGCAGCTTCATCCTGGCGGAGAGCA TCAAGCCGGCTCCCCCTTTCAACGTGACCGTGACCTTCTCGGAACAGTATAACGTCTCCTGGCGCTCCGATTACGAAGACCCTGCTTTCTACGCGCTGAGGGGCAAGCTGCAGTACGAGCTGCAGTACAGGAACCGGGGCGACCCCTGGGCTCTG AGTCCGAGGAGAAAGCTGATCTCCGTAGACTCGAGAAGCGTCTCCCTCCTCCCGCTGGAGTTCCGCAGAGACTCGAGCTATGAGCTGCAGGTGCGGGCGGGGCCCCGGCCCGGCTCCTCCTTCCAGGGGACCTGGAGCGAATGGAGTGACCCAGTCATCTTTCAGACCCAGCCAGAGG AGTCAAAGGAGGCCTGGGACCCccacctgctgctgctcctcctcctgctcatGGCGGCCTGCAGCCTTGTCGTCTGGAGCCTGAAGTCCCGCCCGTCCTGGAG GCTGTGGGAGAAGGTGTGGCCGGTGCCCAGCCCCGAGCAGTTCTTCCAGGCCCTGTACGACAGCCACAGAGGGGACTTCAAG AAATGGGTGGGTGCACCTTTCACTGCCTCCAGCCTGGAGCTGGGACCCTGGAGCCCAGGGGCACCGTCGCCCCTGGAGGTGTACAACTGCCACCTGTCACGGAGTCCGGCCAAGGGGCCGGGGCCCACCGAGCTGCCGGAGCTGGCAGACCTGCTGGAGTCTGACGGCGTGCCTGAGCCCGGCTGCTGGGGCCCCGCGCCCTCTGCAGCCCACAGCCCCAGTGGCTCAGCTTGCAGCGAGGAGAGGGACCGGCCGTATGGCCTGGTGTCTGTGTCTATTGACACAGTGACCGTGGCAGACGCAGAGGGGCCCGACTCCTGGCCCTGCAGCTGTGAGGACGACGGCTACCCAGCCTTGGACCTGGATGCTGGCCTGGAGCCTGGCCCAGGCCTAGAGGACCAACTCTTGGTCACAGGGACCACTGTCCTCTCCTGTGGCTGCGTCTCGGCTGGTGGCCCCGGGCTGGGAGGGACCATGGGCAGCCTCCTGGACAGGCTGAGGCTGCCCCTTGCAGACGAGGAGGGCTGGGCCGTGGGGCCGCCCTGGGGTGACAGGCCGGCCGGAGAGGTCTCGGAGAGTGAGGCGGGCTCACCCCCAGTCGGCCTGGACATGGACACATTTGACAGCGGCTTTGCGGGCTCTGACTGTGGCAGTCCTGTAGAGTGTGACTTTGCCAGCCCCAAGGATGAAGGGCCCCCCAGGAGCTACCTCCGCCAGTGGGTGGTCATGGCCCCCCCACTTCCAGGACCTGGGCCTCAGGCCAGCTAA